The Vibrio astriarenae genome contains a region encoding:
- a CDS encoding 2-octaprenyl-3-methyl-6-methoxy-1,4-benzoquinol hydroxylase, whose amino-acid sequence MNKYDIAIVGGGMVGAALAVGFAKQGRKVAVIEGHKPTPYSPDQSMDIRVSAISEASVRLLEQLGAWQHTVQKRVCPYRRLETWEHPECRTRFSAQEMQLDQLGYIVENRLIQLGLWQEFEQYDNLDVLCSEELDTMTFGEEDNHLHLVSGKTVQASWVVGADGANSKVRRLSGIGITAWDYRQHCMLINVETEQDQQDITWQQFLPSGPRSFLPLCGQQGSLVWYDSPKRIKQLMALNHTQLEQEIVRHFPQELGGITVLQKGAFPLTRRHAQTYINQRCVLVGDAAHTINPLAGQGVNLGFKDAQCLLDVTAEKALTPEGMKQYQQRRYPDNLLMQTGMDVFYKGFSNQLPPLQFARNALLKLAEHSGPIKQQVLKYALGL is encoded by the coding sequence ATGAACAAGTATGATATTGCCATTGTGGGCGGTGGCATGGTTGGTGCAGCGTTAGCGGTAGGCTTTGCAAAGCAGGGGCGTAAAGTCGCCGTGATTGAAGGGCACAAGCCGACACCATACTCCCCAGACCAATCGATGGATATTCGAGTATCGGCAATATCGGAAGCTTCGGTACGCTTGCTAGAGCAGCTTGGCGCTTGGCAACATACCGTGCAGAAGCGCGTTTGCCCTTATCGTCGCCTAGAAACGTGGGAACATCCTGAATGCCGTACCCGTTTTAGTGCTCAAGAGATGCAGCTTGATCAGTTAGGCTATATTGTCGAAAATCGCCTGATTCAACTGGGTCTATGGCAAGAGTTTGAGCAATACGACAACCTTGACGTGTTGTGCTCTGAGGAATTAGACACCATGACCTTTGGTGAAGAAGATAATCACCTTCACCTCGTGTCCGGAAAGACGGTTCAAGCGAGTTGGGTGGTAGGCGCGGACGGTGCCAACTCAAAAGTCCGTCGCTTGTCAGGGATAGGCATAACCGCTTGGGATTATCGTCAACACTGTATGTTGATCAATGTCGAAACAGAACAGGATCAGCAAGACATCACTTGGCAGCAGTTTCTTCCTTCTGGGCCTCGCTCTTTCTTACCCTTGTGTGGTCAACAAGGCTCACTAGTTTGGTATGACTCACCGAAACGGATCAAACAGTTGATGGCATTGAATCACACGCAGCTTGAGCAGGAAATAGTCCGTCATTTCCCTCAAGAGCTCGGTGGAATCACGGTATTGCAAAAAGGCGCTTTCCCCCTCACTCGTCGTCACGCTCAAACCTACATTAATCAACGCTGTGTACTCGTTGGCGATGCAGCGCACACGATTAATCCACTCGCAGGGCAAGGCGTGAACTTGGGCTTTAAAGATGCTCAGTGTTTACTCGATGTCACCGCCGAAAAAGCGTTGACCCCTGAAGGGATGAAGCAATATCAGCAACGACGCTATCCAGATAATTTGCTGATGCAAACGGGTATGGATGTCTTTTACAAGGGCTTTAGTAATCAATTGCCGCCGCTGCAATTCGCCCGCAATGCTCTGCTGAAACTTGCAGAGCATTCGGGGCCAATCAAACAGCAGGTATTAAAATACGCATTAGGCTTGTGA
- a CDS encoding efflux RND transporter permease subunit — MKMIELILRNTRLLILVTALLIVSGLSALQSLPRAEDPLITNRNAAITTHFPGATPERVEALVTEKIETELRTLDDIQLITSTSRAGISVVSIELLDTITDSEPVWSRVRDKLSDVRPKLPQGVSEPVLDSDHSYAFTLITAITWQGEQNPNLLVMNRYAKELAQQFRAMSGTEFVDEYGTVTEEILVSIDRGAVASLGGSTQSLSQAIGGSDAKNSAGELVNGQNRFALEMSKSLDSLERIKQVPIALDEHGYVVHLEDVASIERAYNTPPAQIALVDGKPAVIVAARMQPSVRVDRWTPRAHALIERFESNLPRHLAVDLLFEQDGYTQTRLSELITSLVIGFSLILAVLLITLGIRSAWIVALSLPLTGMLTLTMMKATGIPINQMSVTGLIVALGIMVDNAIVMVDTIQSYRAKGQRRIAAAFEAIKHLWIPLLGSTLTTVLSFAPIFLMPGPAGEFVGAIAITVSFSLVGSYLIAHTLVAGFAARFLPKVSNTKHWYHHGIQLPKIANQFEKTVRFAVHNPIKSALVVCTIPLFGFWSAGQLTEQFFPPSDRDMFEVQVFLPPQASIYATEETVDKVEQAIRENSHVESVNWLVGTNFPSFYYNLLSNQRGAPYFAQAMVKMEHFSHANEYVPQLQKKLDRVVPNAQVLVRKLEQGPPFNAPLEIRIYGHSLDGLKQIGEDIRLIMAQTQDVTHTRSTLQPGVPKIWLDVNEQASLLSGMTLSQLANTLETTLVGQVQGSIIEGTESIPVRVKVAEEDRERLSQLAQLPLASSNGNQTLLLPLSALTEFDIAPSRGAITRRNGQRVNTIEGFVAAGVLPQTALNEFKANVNDYIKQLPNGFQVEFGGESAERDESVANLMSSLSMVITLMVLVIVLSFNSFRFSGIIFLVAGLAAGLGLLSVWVFSYPFGFTVIIGLLGVIGLAINAAIVILAELKSDSQSMAGDQEAITAGVMSCTRHITSTTITTIGGFLPLILAGGGFWPPFAVAIAGGTLLTTLISFYVVPALFTLSRRSHKSTQSEALTSQA; from the coding sequence ATCAAAATGATTGAACTGATCCTTCGCAACACTCGACTACTGATTCTTGTGACCGCTTTACTGATCGTTTCTGGTCTCTCTGCCCTGCAATCTCTGCCTCGCGCAGAAGATCCATTAATCACCAACCGTAATGCGGCGATTACCACACACTTCCCTGGTGCAACGCCTGAACGAGTGGAGGCGCTGGTTACAGAGAAAATAGAAACAGAATTGCGTACCCTCGATGATATTCAGCTCATCACCTCGACATCCCGTGCGGGTATCTCAGTGGTCAGCATTGAGTTACTCGATACCATCACTGACTCTGAACCGGTGTGGTCGAGAGTCAGAGACAAACTAAGTGATGTTCGTCCGAAGCTGCCGCAAGGGGTGTCAGAGCCAGTACTAGACAGTGATCACTCCTACGCCTTTACTTTGATTACGGCCATTACTTGGCAAGGAGAACAAAATCCAAACTTATTGGTAATGAATCGCTACGCAAAAGAGCTGGCACAACAGTTTCGAGCCATGAGCGGTACTGAATTTGTTGACGAGTATGGCACGGTAACCGAAGAGATTTTAGTTTCCATCGACCGAGGGGCAGTTGCTTCCCTTGGGGGGAGTACACAAAGCCTATCACAAGCTATTGGCGGTTCAGACGCAAAAAACTCGGCAGGTGAGTTGGTGAATGGACAAAACCGTTTCGCACTTGAGATGAGTAAATCACTCGATTCATTAGAGCGTATTAAACAGGTCCCGATAGCGCTGGATGAACATGGTTACGTGGTTCATTTAGAAGATGTTGCCTCTATAGAGCGAGCCTATAATACGCCACCAGCGCAAATTGCACTGGTTGATGGTAAACCCGCTGTTATTGTCGCTGCCCGTATGCAACCGAGTGTCCGTGTCGATAGATGGACACCAAGAGCACATGCTCTTATCGAGCGCTTTGAGTCGAACTTACCGCGTCACCTAGCTGTTGACTTGCTCTTTGAGCAGGACGGCTATACGCAGACACGTCTCTCTGAGCTGATTACGAGTCTGGTGATTGGCTTTAGTCTTATACTTGCCGTATTGCTTATCACCTTAGGGATACGCTCTGCTTGGATTGTTGCCCTATCACTGCCATTAACGGGTATGTTAACGCTGACCATGATGAAAGCGACAGGGATCCCGATTAACCAGATGTCGGTGACAGGACTTATTGTCGCCCTCGGTATTATGGTCGACAATGCCATCGTGATGGTCGATACCATTCAGAGCTATCGCGCAAAAGGGCAACGCCGCATCGCTGCAGCTTTCGAAGCCATCAAGCACCTATGGATACCTCTGTTGGGCTCGACGCTCACCACGGTTCTCTCTTTCGCGCCGATATTCCTAATGCCTGGCCCCGCCGGTGAGTTCGTAGGGGCGATTGCGATTACTGTGTCGTTCTCTTTGGTTGGTTCGTACCTGATTGCTCACACTCTCGTCGCTGGCTTTGCCGCTCGCTTTCTACCGAAAGTCAGCAATACCAAGCATTGGTATCACCACGGAATACAACTGCCGAAAATAGCAAACCAGTTCGAAAAAACGGTGCGGTTTGCTGTTCACAACCCTATAAAGTCGGCGCTGGTCGTGTGCACTATTCCTCTATTCGGTTTTTGGTCTGCCGGACAGCTGACCGAGCAGTTCTTCCCTCCTTCTGACCGTGACATGTTCGAAGTCCAAGTATTCCTGCCCCCTCAAGCCAGCATTTATGCAACGGAAGAGACGGTCGACAAAGTGGAGCAGGCAATTCGTGAAAATAGCCATGTAGAATCTGTCAACTGGTTGGTGGGTACTAACTTCCCATCTTTTTATTACAACTTGTTAAGCAACCAACGCGGCGCACCCTACTTTGCACAAGCCATGGTCAAGATGGAGCACTTTAGTCACGCCAACGAATATGTTCCCCAGCTACAAAAGAAACTCGACCGAGTGGTACCAAACGCACAAGTTCTTGTGCGCAAGCTCGAACAAGGTCCTCCATTTAATGCCCCACTAGAGATCCGCATCTATGGTCACAGCCTCGATGGACTCAAACAAATTGGTGAAGATATTCGTCTAATTATGGCGCAAACCCAAGATGTCACACACACACGCAGTACTCTTCAGCCGGGGGTTCCTAAGATTTGGCTGGATGTGAACGAGCAAGCATCGTTATTAAGCGGTATGACACTCTCACAGCTGGCAAACACATTAGAGACAACACTCGTTGGTCAAGTGCAAGGAAGTATTATCGAAGGGACGGAGTCGATTCCTGTCAGAGTAAAAGTCGCAGAAGAGGATAGAGAAAGGCTCTCACAGCTCGCCCAACTGCCTTTAGCCAGCTCCAACGGTAATCAAACACTACTCCTGCCTTTGTCGGCACTGACTGAATTTGATATCGCCCCGAGTCGTGGTGCCATCACTCGTCGCAACGGTCAGCGAGTCAATACTATTGAGGGGTTCGTTGCCGCAGGTGTATTGCCACAAACCGCTTTGAATGAGTTTAAAGCCAACGTTAATGACTACATTAAGCAACTACCTAATGGCTTTCAGGTAGAGTTTGGCGGGGAATCCGCAGAGCGAGATGAATCCGTCGCCAATCTAATGAGCAGTCTGTCAATGGTGATCACCCTAATGGTGCTCGTGATTGTCTTGTCATTTAACTCATTTCGCTTCAGCGGCATTATCTTCCTTGTCGCAGGGCTGGCGGCAGGGCTCGGCTTATTATCCGTGTGGGTGTTCTCTTATCCGTTCGGTTTTACCGTCATCATTGGCTTGCTCGGCGTTATAGGCTTAGCCATCAACGCCGCAATTGTCATTCTGGCTGAGCTAAAATCCGACAGCCAATCTATGGCTGGCGATCAAGAAGCCATCACCGCAGGCGTTATGAGCTGCACCCGCCACATCACCTCCACAACCATTACGACCATTGGCGGCTTCCTTCCACTGATTCTCGCGGGTGGCGGGTTTTGGCCGCCCTTTGCTGTGGCTATCGCAGGAGGCACTCTGCTTACCACATTAATCTCGTTCTACGTGGTGCCTGCACTATTCACACTTAGTCGTCGCTCTCACAAAAGCACTCAAAGTGAGGCACTAACATCACAAGCCTAA